In a genomic window of Cydia fagiglandana chromosome 8, ilCydFagi1.1, whole genome shotgun sequence:
- the LOC134666823 gene encoding protein sprouty gives MDEYGGPAAPPRPPKPAARVHRPPAARPAVSLLRPRPDAERERNAYVEAPCRPHQHQHRAAVPLKPVTAQPAAVDKRRALAPDSIVCERCGRCRCEQCARPRPLPSRWLCGSCLCSAEACVDYASCMCCVKALFYHCGSGEDEAGSPCACGPRLACVGLLSLPLPCLWLYWPLRGLAAAGAATYARCRRAGCRCPEPPVRPSSII, from the coding sequence ATGGACGAGTATGGCGGGCCGGCGGCGCCGCCCCGGCCGCCCAAGCCGGCGGCGCGCGTGCACCGGCCGCCGGCCGCGCGCCCCGCCGTGTCGCTGCTGCGCCCGCGCCCCGACGCAGAGCGCGAGCGCAACGCCTACGTGGAGGCGCCGTGCCGGCCGCACCAGCACCAGCACCGCGCCGCCGTGCCGCTCAAGCCGGTGACGGCGCAGCCCGCCGCCGTCGACAAGCGGCGCGCGCTCGCGCCCGACTCCATCGTGTGCGAGCGGTGCGGCCGCTGCCGCTGCGAGCAGTGCGCGCGGCCGCGGCCGCTGCCGTCGCGCTGGCTGTGCGGCAGCTGCCTGTGCAGCGCCGAGGCGTGCGTGGACTACGCGTCGTGCATGTGCTGCGTGAAGGCGCTGTTCTACCACTGCGGGAGCGGGGAGGACGAGGCGGGCTCGCCGTGCGCGTGCGGGCCGCGGCTGGCGTGCGTGGGGCTGCTGTCGCTGCCGCTGCCGTGCCTGTGGCTGTACTGGCCGCTGCGCGGgctggcggcggcgggcgcggccaCGTACGCGCGCTGCCGCCGGGCGGGCTGCCGCTGCCCGGAGCCGCCGGTCCGGCCCTCCAGTATTATCTAG